A single region of the Rhodopirellula bahusiensis genome encodes:
- a CDS encoding sigma-70 family RNA polymerase sigma factor, protein MSPSEVPPTTLTESDFMRLFLKHELALRAFARSILPNWNAVDDAIQEASVTMWQKFSQLENEAGFLPWAKVILRFKCLNAVTGLRRDGRLLSDEVLKQIADESEAIEAERVTEIRSALQDCLTQFTRPHQELLMAPYQGDGQITKIANSCGKTVNAFYKLLGRLRAKLATCVQQRLQMETS, encoded by the coding sequence ATGTCCCCATCCGAAGTCCCGCCGACGACGCTGACCGAGAGCGATTTCATGCGTCTCTTCCTCAAGCATGAACTCGCGCTCCGAGCCTTCGCACGATCAATCCTTCCAAATTGGAACGCGGTGGACGATGCGATTCAGGAAGCCAGTGTGACGATGTGGCAAAAGTTCTCTCAACTGGAGAACGAAGCCGGCTTCCTCCCGTGGGCAAAGGTCATTCTGCGTTTCAAATGTTTGAACGCCGTCACGGGATTGAGACGCGATGGGCGGCTGCTCAGCGACGAGGTGTTGAAACAAATCGCTGATGAATCGGAGGCCATCGAGGCGGAACGAGTGACTGAAATTCGCTCTGCTTTGCAAGATTGCCTGACTCAATTCACTCGGCCCCACCAGGAACTGCTGATGGCACCGTACCAAGGTGACGGACAGATCACCAAGATCGCGAATAGCTGCGGCAAGACGGTCAACGCATTCTACAAGTTGCTCGGACGCCTCCGAGCCAAACTTGCAACCTGCGTTCAACAGCGTCTGCAAATGGAGACTTCTTGA
- a CDS encoding FecR domain-containing protein, protein MNSSELIQQYLLGTLSDSQVRELEHELESDAGLRRKFAIAAATDAGLRDLAIQNSMEPQAATTPSPQRNAWLIGWCAMAASLLLAVLFTTRPKTPVPIATLSTSENAAWESALPTTVGSKLVAGNMKLMSGIATVQFDSGAQITFEAPAHFELIDAMRVRMVDGAAVIDVPETAHGFTVETPGGFAVDHGTQFAVAVKESSQTAHFEVLQGEISVHHPSSGKEVHLFDEQFASLSDADLETQTQESPEQEYDQSDSERPRLIRVGTEGRSDYLIRNNRRGKWIHPEMLMVKRADSRKWDMRAIFSMDIHSVDLDSVVSARLRLNQVPSGKGFASRLPKINTFAVYGVTNPERETWQHDPTWENAPDIIDGILLGKFEIPRSQQTGTFGIQSDALLEFLRSDSDGKVTFVLVRESVLVEGTDRGLVHAFANDSHPEVSGPLLEFAVD, encoded by the coding sequence ATGAATTCATCGGAATTGATTCAGCAGTACCTCTTGGGAACGCTCTCCGATTCTCAAGTCCGCGAATTAGAACACGAACTTGAAAGTGACGCGGGACTTCGCAGGAAGTTTGCCATCGCAGCGGCGACGGATGCAGGACTGCGCGACTTGGCCATTCAAAACTCGATGGAACCGCAGGCCGCCACGACGCCATCCCCACAACGAAACGCTTGGCTAATCGGTTGGTGTGCAATGGCTGCGTCTTTATTGCTCGCCGTGCTGTTCACCACCCGCCCCAAAACCCCGGTCCCAATCGCAACGCTCAGCACCAGCGAAAATGCAGCCTGGGAAAGTGCATTGCCAACCACGGTTGGATCCAAACTGGTCGCCGGCAACATGAAATTGATGTCAGGGATCGCAACGGTTCAATTCGACTCAGGAGCCCAGATCACCTTCGAAGCTCCGGCCCATTTTGAACTGATCGATGCCATGCGAGTTCGGATGGTCGATGGGGCGGCAGTCATTGATGTTCCGGAAACGGCTCATGGATTCACCGTGGAAACTCCCGGCGGGTTCGCGGTCGATCACGGCACTCAGTTCGCGGTCGCAGTCAAAGAGTCGTCGCAGACAGCCCATTTTGAAGTGCTGCAGGGCGAGATCTCGGTTCACCATCCTTCCAGCGGCAAAGAGGTCCACTTGTTTGATGAACAATTCGCATCGCTCTCTGATGCTGATTTAGAAACGCAAACGCAAGAGTCGCCGGAACAAGAATACGACCAATCTGATTCCGAACGCCCGCGTCTGATTCGCGTCGGAACGGAAGGACGATCCGACTATCTCATCCGCAACAATCGTCGCGGCAAGTGGATTCATCCAGAGATGCTGATGGTCAAACGCGCGGACAGTCGCAAATGGGATATGCGAGCCATCTTTTCGATGGACATCCATTCGGTGGACTTGGATTCAGTCGTCTCTGCTCGCTTGCGTTTGAACCAGGTGCCGAGCGGAAAAGGGTTTGCTTCGCGCCTTCCAAAAATCAACACGTTCGCGGTTTATGGCGTGACGAACCCAGAACGAGAAACTTGGCAGCACGACCCGACTTGGGAAAACGCTCCCGACATCATCGATGGAATCTTGCTGGGCAAATTTGAGATCCCTCGCAGCCAACAGACAGGAACGTTTGGCATCCAGTCCGATGCGTTGCTGGAATTCCTTCGAAGCGACTCGGATGGCAAGGTGACCTTTGTTCTCGTTCGCGAATCGGTTTTGGTCGAAGGCACTGACCGAGGTTTGGTTCACGCATTCGCGAATGACTCGCATCCAGAAGTCTCCGGCCCGCTCTTGGAATTCGCGGTGGATTAG